The Saccharomyces mikatae IFO 1815 strain IFO1815 genome assembly, chromosome: 11 genome has a segment encoding these proteins:
- the NUP100 gene encoding FG-nucleoporin NUP100 (similar to Saccharomyces cerevisiae NUP100 (YKL068W) and NUP116 (YMR047C); ancestral locus Anc_2.610), which produces MFGNNRPMFGGSNLSFGSNTSSFGGQQSQQPNSLFGNNNNSNNTTSNNAQSGFGGFNSNTSNNNNSLFGNNTAQNNGGFGQTMGSAQNSPFGSLNSSNTNNGNTFGGPNSISSFGGNTNNAFNNNNNNNTNSTSSPFGLNKPSTGGSLFGSQNNNSGSNSSLFGGQNSSTTGTFGNTGSSFGTGLNSNGSNMFGAGNNPTNNSTNNTAGGMFGNQQSSAFGTSNQQGGLFGQQSQNTNNAFGTQSQLGGSTFGSKPVGSGSLFGQGSNTLGNTNNNSNGLFGQSNAGNQTNPSGGLFGQNSTNGNAQGIFGQNNNQMQMNGNNNNSLYGKANTTASFGQQPNNNSGSLFGNKPSGGSLFSQQGSTINTFSNSSSGGLFGQNNQPQGSGLFGQNSQTSNSGGLFGQSNQQQQPNTFNQTNTGTGIVGQNNNQQQSTGLFGNKSAGTAGSLFGGNSSAQPSSIFGTSNAPIPNTQSQQGGNIFGATKPATMPFGGNPIANQAGGGNNLFGAKPASTNGSLFGNNTSSTAVPSTSGLFGNTAINTSSNTNTGLFGSKPESQPKPALGGGLFNNSNSNSSTIGQNKPAFGGTNQNTGLFGATSANSSTAASTGGLFGQNNNKLNVGPQNVPFVNNTSQNSLLGSTGESSSQQTTATSEQLFSKISIPNSITNPVKATASKLNADTKRNNSLTSAYRLVPKPLFVHSSGSATKFQKWGKTTEGNVGGNSTSNSFVDPESNHYISNDLLFYPERRYLKHLVIKNNKNMNVINTNSDEASKVKLVKFTTESAFKDNQSTSNSAAPTLADKTHSPQASQRESHDESTSHLQSKPSNDSAAIPMVENEKIDTKIPGLLSDDFTFFQNSYYISPSMETLGNKSLIELRKINNLIIGHRDYGKVEFLEPVDLSNTPLDTLCGDVVVFGLKSCSIYENSSIKPKTGEGINVRCKVTLYSCFPIDKETRKPIKNITHPLLKRSIAKLKENPVYKFESYDPVTGTYCYTVDSPVSL; this is translated from the coding sequence ATGTTTGGCAATAATAGGCCAATGTTTGGAGGGAGCAACCTTTCCTTCGGATCAAATACTTCATCATTTGGTGGACAACAATCGCAACAACCAAACTCTCTTTTTGgcaataacaacaatagtAACAATACAACCAGCAACAATGCTCAATCAGGATTCGGTGGGTTCAACTCTAACACTagcaataataataacagttTATTTGGAAATAACACTGCGCAGAACAATGGAGGTTTTGGCCAAACAATGGGTTCCGCTCAAAACTCACCATTTGGCTCtttaaattcttcaaatactaataatggGAACACTTTTGGAGGGCCCAACTCAATTAGCTCTTTTGGTGGCAACACTAATAACGcttttaataataataataataacaatactAACAGTACTAGCTCTCCCTTTGGCTTGAATAAACCGAGTACCGGAGGATCGTTGTTTGGCTCGCAGAACAATAATAGTGGAAGTAATTCTAGTTTATTTGGCGGGCAAAATTCAAGTACTACTGGAACGTTCGGGAACACCGGAAGTAGTTTTGGAACGGGTTTGAATAGCAATGGCTCCAACATGTTTGGCGCAGGAAACAATCCAACAAACAATTCAACAAACAATACTGCTGGTGGCATGTTTGGTAATCAACAATCCTCAGCTTTTGGAACAAGCAATCAGCAAGGAGGTTTATTTGGACAACAATCTCAGAACACTAATAACGCATTTGGTACTCAAAGCCAACTCGGGGGGAGTACTTTTGGATCAAAACCTGTTGGTTCAGGATCATTATTTGGTCAAGGAAGCAACACTCTTGGTAatacaaataataatagcaatGGATTGTTTGGTCAAAGCAATGCCGGTAACCAGACCAATCCTAGTGGTGGACTCTTTGGACAAAATTCAACGAACGGCAACGCTCAAGGAATCTTTGGTCAAAATAATAACCAGATGCAAATGAATGgaaacaataacaatagtTTATACGGAAAGGCAAACACTACTGCTAGTTTCGGTCAGCAACCAAACAACAATTCTGGATCTCTCTTCGGAAATAAGCCATCTGGTGGTAGCTTATTTAGTCAACAGGGTTCTACTATAAAtaccttttcaaattcttcatcgGGAGGTCTGTTTGGCCAAAACAATCAACCGCAAGGGTCTGGGCTATTTGGTCAAAATTCACAGACAAGCAATAGTGGTGGGCTTTTTGGACAGAGCAaccaacaacagcagcCTAACACTTTCAATCAAACTAATACTGGAACAGGGATAGTAGGTCAAAATAATAACCAACAGCAATCAACAGGTTTGTTTGGCAACAAATCGGCAGGCACTGCAGGATCTCTCTTTGGAGGCAATTCTTCAGCTCAACCAAGCTCGATTTTTGGCACTAGCAACGCACCTATTCCAAATACACAATCACAACAAGGTGGTAATATTTTTGGCGCAACCAAGCCGGCAACAATGCCTTTTGGAGGAAATCCCATTGCTAACCAGGCAGGAGGTGGGAATAATCTGTTTGGAGCTAAACCCGCCTCCACTAATGGTTCATTATTTGGAAATAACACATCTTCTACCGCAGTACCCTCGACAAGTGGATTATTCGGCAATACCGCTATAAATACGAGTAGCAATACAAATACGGGACTTTTCGGTTCAAAGCCCGAATCCCAGCCAAAACCTGCATTGGGAGGAGGTTTGTTTAATAATTCAAACTCCAACTCTTCCACAATTGGTCAAAACAAACCAGCTTTTGGAGGCACAAATCAAAATACTGGACTCTTTGGTGCTACTAGCGCAAACTCTTCAACTGCTGCTTCAACTGGAGGACTTTTTGGCCAGAATAATAACAAGCTTAACGTTGGTCCACAAAATGTACCATTTGTTAACAATACCTCTCAAAATTCTCTCTTGGGTTCAACAGGAGAGTCTTCTTCACAGCAAACAACCGCAACTAGTGAACAGCTTTTTTCTAAGATTTCAATTCCCAACTCTATTACTAATCCAGTTAAGGCAACTGCCTCAAAACTGAATGCCgatacaaaaagaaataatagtCTCACGAGTGCTTACAGGTTAGTCCCAAAACCATTATTTGTCCACTCTTCTGGCAGTGCTActaaatttcaaaaatgggGGAAGACAACAGAAGGAAATGTTGGAGGAAACAGTACTAGCAACTCTTTTGTGGATCCAGAATCCAACCACTACATTTCGAACGACTTATTGTTCTATCCGGAAAGAAGGTATTTAAAGCATTTAGTGattaaaaacaataaaaacatGAATGTCATAAATACTAACAGCGATGAAGCAAGTAAAGTTAAATTGGTGAAATTTACAACCGAATCTGCCTTTAAAGACAATCAATCCACTTCAAACTCGGCTGCTCCAACCTTGGCTGACAAGACTCACTCTCCTCAGGCCTCTCAAAGAGAAAGTCATGATGAAAGTACTTCTCATTTACAGTCGAAACCCTCAAATGATTCAGCCGCTATACCAATggttgaaaatgaaaaaattgacacCAAAATTCCTGGTCTATTAAGCGATgactttactttttttcagaatagTTACTATATTTCACCTTCCATGGAAACGCTTGGTAATAAATCATTGATCGAACTTCGTAAGATAAACAATTTAATCATTGGCCACAGAGATTATGGTAAAGTTGAATTTCTTGAGCCCGTTGATTTATCGAATACTCCATTAGATACCTTGTGTGGTGACGTAGTTGTTTTTGGACTAAAATCATGTTCAATATATGAAAATAGTTCCATCAAACCAAAAACAGGCGAAGGCATTAATGTACGATGCAAAGTGACACTGTATTCCTGCTTCCCGATTGACAAAGAGACGAGAAAACctataaagaatattacacatcctcttttgaaaagaagtatTGcgaaattaaaagaaaacccTGTatacaaatttgaaagttaTGACCCTGTGACAGGTACCTATTGTTACACTGTAGATTCTCCCGTTTCTCTTTAA
- the YNK1 gene encoding nucleoside diphosphate kinase (similar to Saccharomyces cerevisiae YNK1 (YKL067W); ancestral locus Anc_2.606), translated as MSSQTERTFIAVKPDGVQRGLVSQILSRFEKRGYKLVAIKLVQADDKLLEQHYAEHVGKPFFPKMVSFMKSGPILATVWEGKDVVKQGRTILGSTNPLASAPGTIRGDFGIDLGRNVCHGSDSVESAEREINLWFKKEDLISWESNQAKWIYE; from the coding sequence ATGTCTAGTCAAACTGAGAGAACTTTTATCGCGGTAAAGCCAGATGGTGTTCAGAGAGGCTTGGTGTCTCAGATTTTATCTCGTTTCGAAAAAAGAGGTTATAAGCTAGTCGCCATCAAATTAGTACAGGCTGATGACAAATTATTAGAGCAGCATTACGCAGAGCATGTTGGCAAACCATTTTTCCCCAAGATGGTATCTTTCATGAAGTCTGGTCCTATTTTGGCCACGGTCTGGGAAGGAAAGGATGTGGTCAAGCAAGGAAGGACCATTCTCGGATCTACCAATCCGTTAGCCAGTGCACCAGGTACCATTAGAGGTGATTTTGGCATTGACCTAGGTAGAAACGTCTGTCATGGTAGTGATTCCGTTGAAAGTGCTGAACGTGAAATTAACTTGTggttcaagaaagaagacTTAATTAGTTGGGAATCAAATCAAGCTAAGTGGATCTATGaatga
- the YET1 gene encoding Yet1p (similar to Saccharomyces cerevisiae YET1 (YKL065C) and YET2 (YMR040W); ancestral locus Anc_2.603) has protein sequence MSLYFTTLFLLLTVEMVMLFIFVLPLPFRIRRGIFSTYNQLTAKQQIKTIIFITGCLVGLLFIDSWKRSQIRVSLYHHDNSGTMGSTAVTPIQALASRAYNQRNMYISGFILYFSICIPTVMSIVKRLVKYQGLINEQKKQKSSKPSQNVKKASEKGTDSVKLEEELKKKQISLEGLQKQVKNLEKYFDEKNQPGNVAAAEAAKKGN, from the coding sequence ATGAGTTTATATTTTAcaactttatttttactgCTCACTGTTGAGATGGTGATGctcttcatcttcgtaTTGCCTTTACCATTCCGGATCCGCAGAGGTATTTTTAGCACTTACAACCAATTGACAGCGAAGCAGCAAATAAAAACCATAATTTTCATAACGGGCTGTCTTGTTGGATTATTGTTTATCGATTCCTGGAAGAGGTCTCAAATTCGTGTCTCATTGTATCATCACGATAACAGTGGCACAATGGGGTCAACTGCTGTCACCCCAATACAGGCCTTAGCATCAAGAGCTTACAACCAAAGAAACATGTATATTTCCGGGTTcatattgtatttttctatcTGTATCCCAACTGTCATGTCTATTGTCAAGAGGCTAGTGAAATACCAAGGCTTGATCAacgaacaaaaaaaacaaaagtcaAGTAAACCCTCCCAAAATGTCAAGAAGGCTTCAGAGAAAGGCACTGATTCCGTTAAgcttgaagaagaattgaagaagaagcaaatTTCTCTGGAGGGCCTACAAAAGCAAGTCAAAAACTTGGAAAAGTACTTTGATGAGAAAAATCAACCTGGAAACGTGGCTGCTGCTGAAGCTGcaaagaaaggaaattaA
- the MNR2 gene encoding putative Mg(2+) transporter MNR2 (similar to Saccharomyces cerevisiae MNR2 (YKL064W); ancestral locus Anc_2.601), giving the protein MSTNNSQKDEGVPLLSPYSSSPQLRKKKRNQKKRKDKFVGHLKSDSRRPTQLLHDNVQHEHEQVTDFDQIDSWGMLHESDSTSNDMIKSEDPSLRGAFIDHRPSMSQPRERPQSASSTVQPQPIMKFSAPSYKKATGLRPSDPNRSLVSDLSPSELESWLKRRKSVHKSFADENSPNDRKQSNANNDVVIDVDALMHHVNNNTSNGVNDNSKSRKKKRGSDDGSNENSKHTSSDTNDEEDEYNSRPSSSLSSNNSSLDDVCLVLDDEGSEVPKVWPDCTVLEEFSKEETERLRSQAIQDAEAFHFQYDEDEDDGTSNEDGILFSKPIVTNIDVPELGNRRVNETENLKNGRLRPKRIAPWHLIQRPMVLGSNSTKDSKSRIQSGLQDNLLVGRNIQYPPHIISNNPEHFRFTYFRVDLDSTVHSPTISGLLQPGQKFQDLFVASIYSQDNSAGHIRTHPNSPTPGIKAETISQLQGLTAKNPSTLSSMSVANIEDVPPFWLDVSNPTEEEMKILSKAFGIHPLTTEDIFLGEVREKVELFRDYYLICFRSFDIVAEKHVRRRKKEKQESATLDHESISRRKSQAYGATMSNDSNANNNNTSNVNRSKWLPSILRSRRRSSANRTINTSSSSYKRRVKSEKKKMEENEKFKRKSGDRHKPREGELEPLNVYIIVFRTGVLTFHFAPTPHPINVRRRARLLKDYLNVTSDWIAYALIDDITDAFAPMIELIEDEVYEIEDAILKMHQSDDSSDSDSSDSDSSDSDSDYGASDEDAFPFDVYSKKTTYSSAKSSVSSRSMSTSETSFNANLIGWKRKGDMLRRIGECRKRVMSILRLLGSKADVIKGFAKRYNEQWEASPQSEIAMYLGDIQDHIVTMVSSLNHYEKLLSRSHSNYLAQINIDMTKVNNDMNDVLGKITILGTIVLPMNVITGLWGMNVIVPGQYRDSLTWFIGIVLFMCMLACSAYMYTKRRFGF; this is encoded by the coding sequence ATGAGCACCAATAACTCTCAAAAGGATGAAGGTGTTCCTTTGCTTTCCCCTTACTCTAGTAGTCCTCAactaaggaaaaaaaagcgtaaccagaaaaaaagaaaggataAGTTTGTCGGCCACTTGAAATCAGACTCACGTAGGCCAACACAACTCCTTCATGATAACGTGCAACATGAGCATGAGCAGGTTACTGATTTCGACCAGATCGATTCCTGGGGTATGCTGCATGAATCCGATTCCACGAGTAATGACATGATAAAAAGTGAAGATCCTTCACTCAGGGGTGCGTTCATTGACCACAGGCCGTCAATGAGCCAGCCTAGGGAGAGACCTCAAAGTGCGTCAAGTACTGTCCAGCCACAACCAATAATGAAGTTCTCAGCGCCCAGTTACAAGAAAGCCACAGGATTGAGACCATCCGATCCGAATAGATCGTTGGTGTCGGATTTATCTCCTTCTGAGTTGGAATCATggttgaaaagaagaaaatctgTCCACAAAAGTTTTGCAGATGAAAACTCTCCCAATGATAGAAAACAATCGAACGCGAACAATGATGTTGTAATCGATGTCGATGCGTTAATGCACCACGTCAACAATAACACAAGTAATGGAGTTAACGATAACAGCAAGagtagaaagaaaaagagaggTTCTGACGATGGTAGTAACGAAAATTCCAAGCACACGTCCAGTGATACAAACgatgaggaagatgagTACAATTCAAGGCCATCATCTAGCCTTTCTTCGAATAATTCTTCCCTGGATGATGTTTGTTTAGTACTTGATGATGAGGGTAGCGAAGTGCCTAAAGTTTGGCCTGATTGTACTGTTTTGGAAGAATtttctaaagaagaaacgGAGAGACTTAGAAGTCAAGCTATTCAAGATGCTGAAGCGTTCCACTTTCAAtacgatgaagatgaagatgatggtACGTCAAATGAAGACggaattcttttttcgaaGCCAATCGTGACTAATATTGATGTCCCTGAATTAGGTAATAGGAGGGTtaatgaaacagaaaatttgaagaatggCCGTTTAAGGCCTAAAAGAATTGCGCCATGGCATTTGATTCAACGGCCAATGGTTTTGGGATCTAACTCAACAAAGGATTCAAAATCAAGGATTCAAAGCGGATTGCAGGATAATTTACTGGTTGGAAGGAATATACAATATCCTCCACACATTATATCCAATAACCCAGAACACTTTAGATTTACTTATTTTAGGGTAGATTTAGACTCCACTGTTCATTCTCCCACGATATCTGGACTATTACAACCTGGCCAAAAATTCCAAGATTTGTTTGTGGCTTCAATATACTCCCAAGATAATAGCGCCGGTCATATTAGGACACATCCAAATTCTCCAACACCCGGTATTAAAGCAGAAACTATATCTCAACTACAAGGATTAACAGCTAAAAACCCTTCTACGTTATCATCTATGTCTGTAGCAAATATAGAAGATGTTCCTCCGTTCTGGTTGGATGTCAGTAATCCTACTGAAGAAGAGATGAAGATACTAAGTAAAGCATTTGGAATCCACCCTTTAACTACCGaggatatttttttgggagAAGTTCGTGAAAAAGTTGAACTATTTAGAGattattatttgatttGTTTCAGAAGTTTTGACATAGTGGCAGAAAAGCATGTCCGTCgtagaaaaaaggaaaagcaAGAGTCTGCTACACTGGATCACGAAAGTATCTCACGCCGTAAATCGCAAGCTTATGGAGCTACGATGTCAAATGATTCAAACGcgaataataacaataccAGCAATGTCAATAGAAGCAAGTGGCTTCCATCAATTTTACGTTCTCGCCGTCGGTCGTCTGCCAATAGAACAATCAACACGTCCTCATCAAGCTACAAGCGTCGTGTTAAGagtgaaaagaagaagatggaagaaaatgaaaaattcaaaaggaaATCAGGAGATAGGCACAAACCACGTGAGGGCGAATTGGAGCCACTAAATGTTTacattattgttttcagaACAGGTGTGTTGACGTTTCATTTTGCCCCCACTCCACACCCTATTAATGTTCGTAGAAGAGCAAGATTGCTGAAGGATTATCTTAATGTCACGTCTGACTGGATTGCTTATGCGTTAATCGATGATATCACAGACGCATTCGCGCCTATGATAGAACTTATCGAGGACGAAGTTTATGAGATTGAGGATGCTATTTTGAAGATGCATCAGTCAGATGATTCTAGTGATAGCGACTCTAGTGATAGCGACTCTAGTGATAGCGACTCGGACTATGGTGCTAGTGATGAGGATGCATTTCCTTTCGATGTGTACTCTAAGAAGACGACATATTCTAGTGCGAAATCTAGTGTGAGTTCAAGAAGTATGAGCACTTCTGAAACGTCCTTTAATGCAAATTTAATAGGGTGGAAGAGAAAAGGTGATATGTTGAGGAGGATTGGCGAATGCCGTAAGAGAGTGATGAGTATACTAAGATTATTGGGTTCTAAAGCAGATGTTATCAAAGGATTTGCTAAGAGGTATAATGAACAGTGGGAAGCTTCGCCACAATCTGAAATTGCAATGTATTTAGGCGATATTCAAGATCATATTGTTACTATGGTATCCTCTCTAAACCACTATGAAAAACTCTTGAGCAGGTCGCATTCAAATTATTTGGCACAGATCAACATTGATATGACAAAGGTCAATAATGATATGAACGATGTCTTGGGGAAAATTACTATACTGGGTACTATTGTTTTGCCAATGAACGTTATCACGGGTTTGTGGGGTATGAATGTTATTGTGCCTGGACAATATAGGGATTCATTGACATGGTTTATAGGAATTGTGCTCTTTATGTGTATGCTAGCATGCTCTGCTTATATGTATACGAAGAGAAGATTCGGGTTTTAA
- the SMKI11G1470 gene encoding uncharacterized protein (similar to Saccharomyces cerevisiae YKL063C; ancestral locus Anc_2.599) — MQGDIRRKKDLLPRYKTGSKYNARRRGSYLTTPMKKIIVYMLLLCGVYFVIQIAYSDLHKEIKIELESPSDASANGNGHSNVAADASDNKQQQQAKVPKEKFNNEVAKQQEVKNLENDLKPQVDSEKQKQINKGKKEQQQQLQKEKEDLAKEKLAHNEILDN; from the coding sequence ATGCAAGGTGATAtcagaaggaaaaaagatcttttacCTCGTTATAAAACGGGAAGCAAATACAATGCTAGAAGAAGGGGCAGTTATCTGACTACCCCTATGAAAAAGATTATAGTATACATGTTACTGTTATGCGGTGTCTATTTTGTTATACAGATTGCCTATTCTGACCTACACAAGGAAATAAAGATCGAGTTAGAGAGCCCTTCTGATGCGTCTGCAAATGGAAATGGTCATAGTAATGTTGCAGCCGACGCGAGTGACAAtaagcaacaacagcaggCAAAAGtgccaaaagaaaagttcaatAATGAAGTTGCAAAGCAACAAGAGGTGAAGAATCTAGAGAACGACTTAAAACCACAGGTTGACTCAGAAAAGCAGAAACAAATAAACAAGGGtaagaaagaacaacaacagcaactccagaaagagaaggaagATCTcgccaaagaaaaactggCTCACAATGAAATACTTGATAATTAA